GGCGACGTTCACTATCACGTCGCGCACGACCACTGCCCGCGACGGAGGCTTTGCTACTCCCGTCATTGCGTTGGATACGTTTACCGTCGAAAAGGTGCTGGCCGGAGACGCGTCAGACTGGATCGATCCAGCAACCGAGTTCACCATCGACTACAGCTACCCCGCCGGAGTTGACTATCCGGCTGGCACCGGTTCCATTGTTATCGCGGCGGACGGAAAGCCAGTTGAGTCCAAGCAAATTCCCGTTGGCGCGATCGTTACACTGACAGAGCAGACACCAGCGGCAGTCTCCGGCGCGGTGTGGGGAACACCTCTGTTCTCAACCGCGCAGGTTACAGTTGGCGTTGATACCAAGGTGACCGTCACAAACCAGATTGACCAGGCGTTTGGACAGATCTCGGTCCAGAAGATCGTCTCTGGCAACGCGGCAGATTTGGTGCCGGGCTCGACCGCCTTTACCGTGAAATACAGCTACCCCGCAACGGCTCATTACCCAAGCGGTGGCGGCGATCTCACGATCCTGGCCGACGGCTCCCTCGCGACCTCCGAGCTTCTTCCCGCGGATGCCGTGGTCTCCATTATCGAAGAAACACCGGTGGAGATTGATGGGCTCGAATGGACGGGTGTTTCATACTCGTCAGCCACGACTACCGTTGCGGCTAACGGCGTCCTGGCATTGACCGTGACCAACGAGGCGACGCTGGAAGACGTTGTCAAGCCACACGATCCCTCGACCGAGATTCCCGCTCCATCGGCGCCAACGACTCCCCCGGCCCAGACGCCAGCAGAGGGCACGGTGACTCCGGCGCCGAGCGCGGCCAACACCGCAACAGCCGCGCCGGCGACGGCACTCGCGCTCACTGGCACGTCGAACGCCTGGGGCATCGGGCTGCTCGTGGCGACCCTGCTGCTCGGCGGCGCGCTCCGTGTTGCTGCGCGTCGTCGCGCGTTGAGGAACTAAGCACACGAGCATTCTCGTGAGAACTGGCCCGTTGAGCATTTTTTGCTCAGCGGGCTTTTTCGTATTCACGGCGAAGCGCACTCCGCACGCTCAAATCACCCTCGCATCATTGCTCCCTCGTTGCGTGATCTCAGCAGCGTCTTGCTGAGTTCGGTGGACTCGCATCGTGACCGAGCCGATGAGCCGGATACTCATCGGAATCTGGTCAGGCCTCGGATTCATCACGATCCTACGACGGCATCGGAGTTGGAATCTAGGGATACCTCGACGCAGCTCGATATGCTAAGCGACTTCACAGACGGCCCACTGCTAACGCATGGATCACTCGCGTCCCTGCGGACCAAGATTTACCGGCACGACTGGGAACGCGACCAAAAACATACTCGCGCGCATATATCCTGAAACGCTTCAACTATCAACTCTGGTATTTATAATTCCGGTAGGTCATGATGATTGCAGGATGCTCGCTGGCCGCGTTTCAACGACGAAATATGGCCACTCAACGCTACGTGCAAAGGGTGAACATGCATTGCCAACCACAACCGTTCTTGACCAGCCCACGGTGTGACCATTCCCCCTCACAAGCCAGTACCTTGCCCTCCGTTGTGACCACGGGCTTCGCTCTGCCGGTCGCCGCCGTCAATAGCGCCAATCAGATCCGTCGCCTCCGCACCTGACCACATCGCGTGTGCTCGGCACCAACACCTCGCGAGGACAACGCCGTCGGGAACCACGGCATCCGACCGAAGCACCCCCCAAGAGTCAACATCAGCAGTTGAGAGTAGGGAGCGACACCAGATGAGCAAGCACGGCGACACGCAACACCACAACAATCAACACAGCGACCATGAACACAGCGCCGATGAACACAGCGCCGATGAATCAACAATCGCACCGGAGAGCGTCACACGAGACGTTGCCATACTGAGCCTGGAGAACGTCAACGTCGAAGCGTCGTGGGGACATATCTATGGGCCGGTATCGCTCGAGATTCAACGCGGAGGCGTTACCGTCCTAGTTGGGCAGGGCGGCCGCGGCCGAACGGCGCTGCTCTTGACACTCGCAGGGCGAATGAAGCCGTCAACCGGGTCAATTACGTCCTTTGGTCAAACGAACGCTCCGCACGACCTGTTCACACGCGCAAATGTCGGCTTCATCAGCGAGGTTGACGCCATCCCACAGGCCATTCGGGTCAGAGACATCGTCACCGAACAGCTCAGATGGGGCGACAAATGGTTTAAATGGGTTCCGCCGGCAACCGACGCCGACCTCGAAGCGCTCTGCAGACCGGTCTTCGGCGATCTTGAACTCCCCCATCTCGAATCGATGGTTGAAGAGCTACCAGAACTGACCGCGGCGCTGTTTCGCATCGCGGCCGCAAACGCGAGGCGCCCTGAGATCCTCGTTGTCGGAGGTATCGACAACCTTACGAGCAACCACGGATCGGTGATGCTCCTCGAGCGGCTTGTTGAGCTTGGCAACGAGCAAACCATCATTACGGCAGACGTCAACGGCAAGCGAACAGATCTCGACGTGCGGGCCTATCTCGACGTACCGAACCTCACCAATCACGAGTTCGTTGATGCTCAACCAAGCACAGGGGGGACGGACAAATGATTGCCGCTTTTTCGCCAGGCAGTGACTTTAAACGCTATTACCGAGGTCGGATGCCGCGGCTCGCGTTTGTGGTCATCCTGCTCATGCCGCTCATGTACGGTGCGCTCTACCTCTGGGCCTTTTGGAATCCATTTGGCCACGTAGACAAGGTGCCAGTGGCGATCGTCAACCTCGACACGGGCGCGCAAATGCTCGGCAACGATGTGGCTGCGGGAAAGCAGGTTGTCACCGGACTCATCGATTCGAAGCAGCTCAATCTGTTTGAGGTATCCGAAGAAGAAGCAAAAACGGGCCTCTCTCACGGCAAGTATGACTTCACAATCACTATCCCAGCCGATTTCTCGGACGCCGTGGTGTCAGCAGCGACGGGAAACCCACACTCGGCAGAGCTCATCTTCACCTACGACGAGACCAATAACTACCTGTCAACCGTCATCGGTCAGGATGCCGCTGAAGAGGTCATCAACCAGGTGAGTGCGCAGGTTGGCGAGCAGGTTTTCCAGGCCGTGATTGTTGGCGTCGATTCGACCATTCCCAAGTTGAAGGCCGCAGCAGCCGGAGTTGAAGAACTTAACACCGGCATGCAACAGGCAGACGAAGGTGCCCAATTGCTCGCGACAAACCTCGTCACGGCAAAGGATGGCGCCGCTACCCTCGCCGGAGGAGTTGATGAGATCACCACTCGCCTCGACTCGGTCATCGGTGACGCCGATCGTTTCATCGCGGGTTCTGGCATCACGGGCGCGGAAATTCGGGATACGGCCCAGCGAATCCAGA
The DNA window shown above is from Lysinibacter cavernae and carries:
- a CDS encoding ATP-binding cassette domain-containing protein; protein product: MSKHGDTQHHNNQHSDHEHSADEHSADESTIAPESVTRDVAILSLENVNVEASWGHIYGPVSLEIQRGGVTVLVGQGGRGRTALLLTLAGRMKPSTGSITSFGQTNAPHDLFTRANVGFISEVDAIPQAIRVRDIVTEQLRWGDKWFKWVPPATDADLEALCRPVFGDLELPHLESMVEELPELTAALFRIAAANARRPEILVVGGIDNLTSNHGSVMLLERLVELGNEQTIITADVNGKRTDLDVRAYLDVPNLTNHEFVDAQPSTGGTDK